In Meleagris gallopavo isolate NT-WF06-2002-E0010 breed Aviagen turkey brand Nicholas breeding stock chromosome 5, Turkey_5.1, whole genome shotgun sequence, a single window of DNA contains:
- the ESR2 gene encoding estrogen receptor beta: MSLCASSHKDFSQLLPLQDIGCSKTEIKNSPAGIGSPVPYSCNQSALTTEHSPIYIPSSYVENRHEYSAMAFCSPAMMNYNIASNFGDSESASVRQTSSPSVLWSAPGHLSPLTLHCQSSLLYAEQPKSPWCEVRPLEPVLPITRETLKRRPNGDDCTSPIASNPGSKRDSHFCAVCSDYASGYHYGVWSCEGCKAFFKRSIQGHNDYICPATNQCTIDKNRRKSCQACRLRKCYEVGMMKCGSRRERCGYRILRRHRNSEDCMGKTRKYNEAATRVKEILLSTVSPEQFVLTLLEAEPPNVLVSRPSKPFTEASMMMSLTKLADKELVHMIGWAKKIPGFIDLSLYDQVRLLESCWMEVLMIGLMWRSIDHPGKLIFAPDLVLDRDEGKCVEGILEIFDMLLAMTSRFRELKLQHKEYLCVKAMILLNSSMFPLSAEEPESNRKLHHLLSVVTDALVWVIAKSGIPSQQQTTRLANLLMLLSHVRHASNKGMEHLLSMKCKNVVPVYDLLLEMLNAHTLRGQRKSPVTHPEFE, encoded by the exons ATGTCCCTCTGTGCGTCTTCTCACAAGGACTTTTCTCAGTTGCTGCCACTTCAGGATATTGGATGCAGTaagacagaaattaaaaactcaCCTGCTGGTATTGGCTCTCCAGTTCCCTACAGCTGTAATCAGTCTGCACTGACAACAGAGCACAGTCCGATCTACATCCCTTCGTCTTATGTGGAAAACAGGCATGAATATTCTGCAATGGCATTCTGCAGTCCTGCTATGATGAACTACAACATAGCCAGCAATTTTGGTGATTCGGAGAGTGCATCTGTGAGGCAGACATCGAGCCCAAGTGTGTTATGGTCTGCTCCTGGCCATCTCTCCCCTCTGACACTGCACTGTCAGTCATCACTTCTGTATGCAGAGCAGCCTAAGAGCCCGTGGTGTGAAGTGAGACCGCTGGAACCAGTGCTGCCCATCACCAG AGAGACATTAAAAAGAAGACCTAATGGTGACGACTGTACAAGCCCAATTGCAAGTAATCCTGGCTCAAAAAGAGACTCCCACTTCTGCGCAGTCTGCAGTGACTATGCTTCAGGATATCACTATGGAGTCTGGTCATGTGAAGGctgtaaagcattttttaaaagaagtattCAAG GACATAACGATTACATCTGCCCAGCTACCAATCAATGCACGATAGACAAAAACAGGCGCAAAAGCTGCCAGGCATGCCGGCTACGGAAATGCTATGAAGTGGGAATGATGAAATGTG GCTCAAGAAGAGAACGTTGTGGGTATCGAATCCTGCGCCGCCATCGTAATTCGGAGGATTGCATGGGCAAAACCAGGAAGTACAATGAGGCTGCAACCCGTGTAAAAGAGATCCTCCTCAGCACGGTCAGTCCAGAACAGTTTGTTTTAACTCTGCTTGAAGCTGAGCCTCCCAATGTGTTGGTGAGTCGTCCTAGCAAACCATTCACCGAGGCCTCCATGATGATGTCCCTGACAAAACTGGCAGACAAAGAGCTGGTTCACATGATTGGCTGGGCCAAAAAAATTCCTG GCTTTATTGATCTCAGCCTCTATGACCAAGTCAGGCTCTTGGAGAGCTGCTGGATGGAAGTTTTAATGATTGGTTTAATGTGGAGATCAATCGACCATCCTGGGAAATTAATTTTCGCCCCAGACCTTGTACTAGATAG GGACGAGGGGAAATGCGTAGAGGGAATTTTGGAAATCTTTGATATGCTCCTGGCCATGACCTCGAGGTTCCGAGAGCTGAAACTGCAGCACAAGGAGTATCTGTGTGTCAAGGCAATGATCCTCCTCAATTCCA GCATGTTTCCCTTGTCAGCAGAAGAACCCGAAAGCAACAGGAAACTGCACCACCTGCTCAGTGTGGTCACAGATGCTCTGGTGTGGGTTATTGCAAAGAGTGGAATCCCCTCCCAGCAGCAAACAACTCGCCTGGCCAATCTGTTGATGCTGCTCTCCCACGTCAGACATGCAAG TAACAAGGGCATGGAGCATCTGCTGAGCATGAAGTGCAAAAATGTGGTCCCAGTGTATGACTTGCTGCTGGAGATGTTGAATGCGCACACACTCCGAGGGCAAAGGAAGTCCCCAGTCACACATCCTGAGTTTGAATAA